The Phyllopteryx taeniolatus isolate TA_2022b chromosome 7, UOR_Ptae_1.2, whole genome shotgun sequence genome has a segment encoding these proteins:
- the si:dkey-56d12.4 gene encoding uncharacterized protein si:dkey-56d12.4 isoform X1 — protein MDHPLAERRNAANPPTETRAARGGDRSSHLSSIPGFAQFLDIVREDHDYLREELTYRSPLDSKEPWRRDHDYPFAWVSPDKGGDKGEHFIFENDQAALVHMGISVQTLATLVESVQCHANKDFQLPVRSQVIMTLMKLKTNLPLADLSVYFHTSECTALETVLYWIDVLAEVLRLAIPWLSKQIIQASMPAEFRERFPNTTCFVGCGESVLRKPQGRCSPSMVKYLLAVAPCGLIMFMSPAYSGRCRHDDMALESGLLDLLVPGDEVMTPGGFAIKGLLFKRQVKLVVSSLSKDGGQAAASSSSSAGHIAHVGDHVEGAIRHLMTFNILSQGVPTTLAPQIDKILRICAALTNLRIQVLN, from the coding sequence ACCGGTCCTCGCACCTAAGCAGCATTCCAGGTTTCGCACAGTTCCTCGACATCGTGCGAGAGGATCACGATTATTTGCGGGAGGAGCTGACCTACCGCTCGCCGCTTGACAGCAAGGAGCCTTGGCGGCGCGACCACGATTATCCCTTCGCGTGGGTCAGCCCGGACAAGGGCGGCGACAAGGGTGAGCActttatatttgaaaatgacCAGGCCGCTCTGGTCCACATGGGTATATCCGTGCAAACGCTAGCCACGCTGGTGGAGTCGGTGCAGTGTCACGCCAACAAAGATTTCCAGCTGCCCGTGCGCTCTCAGGTAATCATGACACTAATGAAGCTCAAGACCAACCTACCTCTGGCCGACCTGAGCGTGTACTTCCACACGTCCGAGTGCACGGCTCTCGAAACGGTCTTATATTGGATCGACGTGCTGGCGGAGGTCTTGCGGCTCGCCATCCCGTGGCTATCCAAACAAATCATCCAAGCCAGCATGCCCGCCGAGTTCAGGGAGAGATTTCCCAACACGACGTGCTTCGTGGGCTGCGGCGAGAGCGTCCTGCGCAAGCCTCAGGGGCGCTGCTCGCCCAGCATGGTCAAGTACCTGCTGGCCGTGGCCCCGTGCGGCCTCATCATGTTCATGTCGCCCGCCTACTCCGGGCGCTGCCGCCACGACGACATGGCGCTGGAATCGGGTTTGCTGGACCTCCTCGTGCCGGGGGACGAGGTCATGACCCCAGGAGGCTTCGCGATCAAAGGCCTGCTGTTTAAGCGGCAGGTCAAACTGGTCGTGTCGTCGCTCAGCAAAGATGGCGGCCaggccgccgcctcctcctcctcttccgccGGCCACATTGCACACGTCGGAGATCACGTCGAAGGCGCCATTCGCCACTTGATGACTTTTAATATACTTTCGCAGGGCGTTCCCACTACGTTGGCGCCACAAATTGACAAGATTCTCCGTATTTGCGCCGCCCTGACCAATCTGAGGATTCAGGTTTTAAACTAA
- the si:dkey-56d12.4 gene encoding uncharacterized protein si:dkey-56d12.4 isoform X2, giving the protein MRLTRRRRRGRPAAESAKEYDRSSHLSSIPGFAQFLDIVREDHDYLREELTYRSPLDSKEPWRRDHDYPFAWVSPDKGGDKGEHFIFENDQAALVHMGISVQTLATLVESVQCHANKDFQLPVRSQVIMTLMKLKTNLPLADLSVYFHTSECTALETVLYWIDVLAEVLRLAIPWLSKQIIQASMPAEFRERFPNTTCFVGCGESVLRKPQGRCSPSMVKYLLAVAPCGLIMFMSPAYSGRCRHDDMALESGLLDLLVPGDEVMTPGGFAIKGLLFKRQVKLVVSSLSKDGGQAAASSSSSAGHIAHVGDHVEGAIRHLMTFNILSQGVPTTLAPQIDKILRICAALTNLRIQVLN; this is encoded by the coding sequence ACCGGTCCTCGCACCTAAGCAGCATTCCAGGTTTCGCACAGTTCCTCGACATCGTGCGAGAGGATCACGATTATTTGCGGGAGGAGCTGACCTACCGCTCGCCGCTTGACAGCAAGGAGCCTTGGCGGCGCGACCACGATTATCCCTTCGCGTGGGTCAGCCCGGACAAGGGCGGCGACAAGGGTGAGCActttatatttgaaaatgacCAGGCCGCTCTGGTCCACATGGGTATATCCGTGCAAACGCTAGCCACGCTGGTGGAGTCGGTGCAGTGTCACGCCAACAAAGATTTCCAGCTGCCCGTGCGCTCTCAGGTAATCATGACACTAATGAAGCTCAAGACCAACCTACCTCTGGCCGACCTGAGCGTGTACTTCCACACGTCCGAGTGCACGGCTCTCGAAACGGTCTTATATTGGATCGACGTGCTGGCGGAGGTCTTGCGGCTCGCCATCCCGTGGCTATCCAAACAAATCATCCAAGCCAGCATGCCCGCCGAGTTCAGGGAGAGATTTCCCAACACGACGTGCTTCGTGGGCTGCGGCGAGAGCGTCCTGCGCAAGCCTCAGGGGCGCTGCTCGCCCAGCATGGTCAAGTACCTGCTGGCCGTGGCCCCGTGCGGCCTCATCATGTTCATGTCGCCCGCCTACTCCGGGCGCTGCCGCCACGACGACATGGCGCTGGAATCGGGTTTGCTGGACCTCCTCGTGCCGGGGGACGAGGTCATGACCCCAGGAGGCTTCGCGATCAAAGGCCTGCTGTTTAAGCGGCAGGTCAAACTGGTCGTGTCGTCGCTCAGCAAAGATGGCGGCCaggccgccgcctcctcctcctcttccgccGGCCACATTGCACACGTCGGAGATCACGTCGAAGGCGCCATTCGCCACTTGATGACTTTTAATATACTTTCGCAGGGCGTTCCCACTACGTTGGCGCCACAAATTGACAAGATTCTCCGTATTTGCGCCGCCCTGACCAATCTGAGGATTCAGGTTTTAAACTAA